The window AAGTATATTTCTATATTAAATTACCTCACCATAAAGATCAAAATCTTCTGCTTCGATAATTTTTACGGTTGCAAATTCTCCTGTTTTCAAATAGGTTTTAGTAGCATCAATACGCACTTCATTATCTACATCTGGAGAATCAAATTCGGTTCTACCCACAAAATAGTTTCCTTCTTTTCTATCGATAACCACTTTAAGAACTTGATCAATTTTTTGTTGATTCAACTCCCAAGAGATTTGCGATTGCATTTCCATAATCTGGTTCGCTCTATCGATTTTCACTTCTTCTGGCACATCATCTTCTAAATTAAAAGCATGTGTATTTTCTTCATGACTATACGTAAAACAACCTAAACGTTCAAAACGCATGTCTTGAACCCATTGTTTTAATTCTTGAAAATTCTCTTCGGTTTCTCCTGGATAACCAACAATTAGCGTTGTTCTAATCGTCATATTTGGAACCGCTTCACGAAACTGACCAATAAGCTTAGTCGTTTTTTCTTTGGTTGTACCACGACGCATGCTTTTAAGAATGTTATCCGAAATATGCTGTAATGGTATATCTAAATAGTTACAAACTTTAGGTTCGCGATTCATAACATCTAAAACATCTAATGGAAATCCTGTTGGAAAAGCATAATGCAGACGAATCCACTCTACACCATCCACTTTCACTAAAGCTTCCAAAAGTTCTGCTAAGTTTCTTTTCTTGTATAAATCTAAACCATAATAGGTTAAATCTTGCGCAATAAGAATAAGTTCTTTAACGCCTTTTGCCGCTAATTTTTCAGCTTCAATAACAATTTCTTCAATAGGTGTACTTCTATGTTTTCCACGCATTAAAGGAATAGCACAAAAACTACAAGGTCTATCACAACCTTCGGCAATTTTTAAATATGCATAATTTTTTGGTGTTGTCGTTAAACGCTCACCAATTAACTCGTGTTTATAATCTGCTCCTAAAGCTTTTAATAATTGTGGCAATTCTGTAGTACCAAAATATTCATCTACATTAGGGATTTCTTTTTGTAAGTCCGGTTTATATCTTTCACTAAGACAACCTGTAACAAATACTTTATCTACTTCTCCAGCTTCCTTTTTCTGCATGAAATCTAAAATCGTATTCACGCTTTCTTCCTTTGCATTATTAATAAAACCACAAGTATTAATCACAACTACATTACCTTCCTCTTCATGAACAACCTCTTTTCCGTTGGCTTTTAATTGTCCCATTAACACTTCACTATCGTATACATTTTTACTGCATCCTAAAGTTACCACGTTGATTTTATTCTTTTTAAGCGTCTTTGTTCTCATATTCTTTTCCCACGAAAGCGGGAATTTCGTTAATTATACTTCTTCTAAATTTCAGGTTGCAAAGATACAATCTTAATTAAACCTTTTAGATATTTAACAGTCTTAAATTAAATTCAACGCTATGAAAACTAATGCATACGTATTATTATTTGCAATAGGTATACTTTTTAGTTGTGCAACTTCAGATGAAGTAAAAGCAGAGGATAACAATAATAACACAGCAACCTATTTT is drawn from Lacinutrix sp. WUR7 and contains these coding sequences:
- the rimO gene encoding 30S ribosomal protein S12 methylthiotransferase RimO, translating into MRTKTLKKNKINVVTLGCSKNVYDSEVLMGQLKANGKEVVHEEEGNVVVINTCGFINNAKEESVNTILDFMQKKEAGEVDKVFVTGCLSERYKPDLQKEIPNVDEYFGTTELPQLLKALGADYKHELIGERLTTTPKNYAYLKIAEGCDRPCSFCAIPLMRGKHRSTPIEEIVIEAEKLAAKGVKELILIAQDLTYYGLDLYKKRNLAELLEALVKVDGVEWIRLHYAFPTGFPLDVLDVMNREPKVCNYLDIPLQHISDNILKSMRRGTTKEKTTKLIGQFREAVPNMTIRTTLIVGYPGETEENFQELKQWVQDMRFERLGCFTYSHEENTHAFNLEDDVPEEVKIDRANQIMEMQSQISWELNQQKIDQVLKVVIDRKEGNYFVGRTEFDSPDVDNEVRIDATKTYLKTGEFATVKIIEAEDFDLYGEVI